In Aquila chrysaetos chrysaetos chromosome 2, bAquChr1.4, whole genome shotgun sequence, the following are encoded in one genomic region:
- the NEK9 gene encoding serine/threonine-protein kinase Nek9 isoform X1, with protein sequence MSLGEYERHCDSISSDFGSESSGRGGSRGGGSLPGEQEELHYIPIRTLGRGAFGEATLYRRTESQRTWGHLIQDDSLVVWKEVDLTRLSEKERRDALNEIVILALLQHENIIAYYNHFMDNTTLLIELEYCNGGNLYDKILRQKDKLFEEEMVVWYLFQIASAVSCIHRAGILHRDIKTLNIFLTKANLIKLGDYGLAKKLNSEYSMAETLVGTPYYMSPELCQGVKYNFKSDIWAVGCVIFELLTLKRTFDATNPLNLCVKIVQGNRAMEVDSTVYSRELIQMVNFCLDQDPEKRPTADELLEHPLLSKRRREMEEKVTLLNGPNKRPRSSTMNEAPIAVVTSRTSEVYVWGGGKSTPQKLDAIKSGCSARQVCAGNTHFAVVTVEKELYTWVNMQGGTKLHGQLGHGDRASYRQPKHVEKLQGKAIRQVSCGDDFTVCITDEGQVYAFGSDYYGCVGVDKAYGSEVLEPLQLDFFLTNPVEQVSCGDNHVAVLTRNREVYTWGCGEYGRLGLDSEEDHYTPQKVDVPKTLNIVSVHCGCDGTFLLTQTGKVLACGLNEFNKLGLNQCTSGIINHDTYCEVPYATSLTLAKQLSFYKIRTISPGKTHTASIDERGRLLTFGSNKCGQLGVGDYKKHLGINLLGGPLGGKQVIRVSCGDEFTIAATDDNHIFAWGNGGNGRLAMTSTERAHGSDICTSWPRPIFGSLHHVPDLSCRGWHTIIIVEKVLNSKTIRSNSSGLSIGTVAQSCTTGGGEEEDNEQEAETPNPSGGFRGTMEADRELGGWISTTEAKGGNSADSSSCPGWLRKELENAEFIPMPDSPFPLSMASSEPEKETLPYQKLQGLKVASEEPVGLNEPKTEPWPTCLSPTLPCGEGKAASPVVGCMCSALQVEVTHLRSLVLQCLDDQKKLQQETVRLSAQLQRFCRGTEGVQQVDVHSKGTQTAKEEMEADPKPDLDSDSWCLLGTDSCRSSL encoded by the exons ATGTCGCTGGGCGAGTACGAGCGGCACTGCGACTCCATCAGCTCCGACTTCGGCAGCGAGTCCTCGGGCAGGGGCGGctcccgcggcggcggcagctTGCCCGGCGAGCAGGAGGAGCTGCACTACATCCCCATCCGCACCCTGGGCCGCGGAGCCTTCGGCGAAGCCACCCTCTACCGCCGCACCGAG TCACAGAGGACATGGGGGCATCTCATACAG GACGACTCACTTGTAGTGTGGAAGGAGGTGGACCTGACCCGGCTGTCAGAAAAGGAGCGTCGTGATGCTTTGAACGAAATTGTTATCCTTGCCCTGTTGCAGCATGAGAACATCATCGCGTACTACAATCACTTCATGGATAACACCACGCTGCTGATTGAGCTGGAGTACTGTAATG GAGGGAACCTCTACGATAAGATTCTGCGGCAGAAAGACAAGTTATTTGAAGAAGAG ATGGTGGTTTGGTATCTCTTTCAAATTGCATCAGCTGTGAGCTGCATTCATCGAGCAGGAATTCTTCACAG agaTATAAAGACATTAAATATCTTTCTAACCAAGGCAAACCTGATCAAGTTGGGAGACTATGGGTTGGCAAAGAAGCTGAACTCCGAGTACTCTATGGCTGAGACT ctggTGGGAACTCCATATTACATGTCCCCAGAACTCTGCCAGGGTGTGAAATACAACTTCAAATCAGATATTTGGGCTGTGGGCTGTGTCATCTTTGAGCTGCTTACTCTGAAGAGGACCTTTGATGCTACT AATCCCCTGAACCTTTGCGTGAAGATTGTACAGGGAAATCGTGCCATGGAGGTTGATTCCACTGTCTACTCCCGGGAGCTGATCCAGATGGTGAATTTCTGCCTTGATCAG GATCCAGAGAAGAGACCCACTGCAGATGAATTGCTTGAACATCCCCTTCTCAGCAAACGCAGGAG GGAGATGGAAGAGAAAGTCACACTTCTTAATGGGCCAAATAAGCGACCAAG GTCAAGTACCATGAATGAGGCTCCCATTGCAGTGGTGACTTCGCGCACTAGTGAGGTGTAtgtttgggggggtgggaagtCCACCCCCCAGAAGCTGGATGCCATCAAAAGTGGCTGCAGTGCACGCCAGGTGTGTGCTGGTAACACTCACTTTGCTGTGGTGACAGTGGAGAAGGAGCTCTACACCTGGGTG AATATGCAGGGGGGCACCAAGTTGCATGGGCAGCTGGGACATGGAGACAGAGCTTCCTACCGGCAGCCAAAGCATGTTGAGAAGCTTCAGGGAAAAGCTATTCGCCAGGTGTCCTGTGGAGATGATTTCACAGTGTGCATTACAG ATGAGGGCCAGGTGTATGCCTTTGGCTCGGACTATTACGGATGCGTTGGTGTTGACAAGGCTTATGGCTCTGAAGTGCTTGAGCCCCTGCAGCTGGATTTCTTTCTTACCAACCCTGTGGAGCAGGTCTCGTGTGGAGATAACCATGTGGCAGTGCTGACCAGGAACAGAGAAGTCTACACATGGGGCTGTGGAGAGTATG GGCGCTTGGGCTTGGATTCAGAAGAAGATCACTACACCCCTCAGAAG GTGGATGTTCCGAAGACCTTAAACATTGTGTCTGTTCACTGTGGCTGTGATGGGACTTTCCTGCTCACCCAGACAGGCAAAGTGTTGGCATGTGGACTCAATGAGTTCAACAAGCTGGGCCTGAATCAGTGCACATCAGGGATAATCAACCATGAT ACATACTGTGAGGTGCCATACGCCACTTCCCTTACTTTGGCCAAGCAGCTGTCCTTCTACAAGATCCGTACCATTTCTCCAGGGAAGACACACACAGCTTCCATTGATG AGCGAGGCCGCCTGCTGACCTTCGGCTCCAACAAGTGTGGACAGCTTGGTGTTGGGGACTATAAGAAGCACCTGGGAATTAACCTGCTGGGAGGCCCCTTGGGGGGTAAGCAGGTGATCAGGGTTTCATGTGGAGATGAATTCACCATAGCTGCTACTGACG ACAACCATATCTTTGCCTGGGGTAATGGTGGGAATGGGCGTCTGGCAATGACATCAACCGAGAGAGCTCACGGCTCAGATATTTGTACCTCATGGCCTCGGCCAATATTTGGATCATTGCATCATGTTCCAGACCTGTCGTGCCGTGGCTGGCACACCATCATCATTGTTG AAAAGGTGTTGAACTCTAAAACAATCCGATCCAACAGCAGTGGCCTGTCCATTGGTACTG TGGCTCAGAGCTGCACCACTGGAGGCGGAGAGGAAGAGGATAATGAACAGGAAGCGGAGACCCCCAATCCCAGTGGAGGCTTTCGGGGAACCATGGAAGCAGATCGTGAGTTGGGGGGCTGGATCAGCACCACAGAAGCTAAGGGAGGCAACAGTGctgacagcagctcctgccctggctggCTCCGGAAG GAGCTGGAGAATGCTGAATTCATCCCCATGCCTGACAGCCCCTTTCCTCTGAGCATGGCGTCTTCAGAGCCTGAGAAGGAGACTCTCCCTTACCAGAAACTTCAAGGACTCAAAGTGGCCTCTGAGGAACCTGTTGGATTAAACGAGCCCAAAACGGAGCCCTGG CCTACTTGCCTGAGTCCAACCCTGCCGTGCGGTGAAGGGAAGGCTGCGTCTCCTGTTGTGGGCTGCATGTGCAGTGCTCTGCAAGTGGAGGTGACGCACCTCCGAAGCCTGGTTTTACAGTGTCTGGATGATCAgaagaagctgcagcaggaaaCTGTTCGTCTGAGTGCCCAACTCCAGCGGTTCTGCAGGGGGACGGAGGGAGTGCAGCAG GTGGACGTTCATTCCAAAGGAACACAGACAGCCAAAGAGGAGATGGAAGCGGATCCAAAACCTGACTTGGATTCAGATTCCTGGTGTCTTCTGGGAACGGACTCGTGCCGCTCCAGCCTCTAG
- the NEK9 gene encoding serine/threonine-protein kinase Nek9 isoform X2: MSLGEYERHCDSISSDFGSESSGRGGSRGGGSLPGEQEELHYIPIRTLGRGAFGEATLYRRTEDDSLVVWKEVDLTRLSEKERRDALNEIVILALLQHENIIAYYNHFMDNTTLLIELEYCNGGNLYDKILRQKDKLFEEEMVVWYLFQIASAVSCIHRAGILHRDIKTLNIFLTKANLIKLGDYGLAKKLNSEYSMAETLVGTPYYMSPELCQGVKYNFKSDIWAVGCVIFELLTLKRTFDATNPLNLCVKIVQGNRAMEVDSTVYSRELIQMVNFCLDQDPEKRPTADELLEHPLLSKRRREMEEKVTLLNGPNKRPRSSTMNEAPIAVVTSRTSEVYVWGGGKSTPQKLDAIKSGCSARQVCAGNTHFAVVTVEKELYTWVNMQGGTKLHGQLGHGDRASYRQPKHVEKLQGKAIRQVSCGDDFTVCITDEGQVYAFGSDYYGCVGVDKAYGSEVLEPLQLDFFLTNPVEQVSCGDNHVAVLTRNREVYTWGCGEYGRLGLDSEEDHYTPQKVDVPKTLNIVSVHCGCDGTFLLTQTGKVLACGLNEFNKLGLNQCTSGIINHDTYCEVPYATSLTLAKQLSFYKIRTISPGKTHTASIDERGRLLTFGSNKCGQLGVGDYKKHLGINLLGGPLGGKQVIRVSCGDEFTIAATDDNHIFAWGNGGNGRLAMTSTERAHGSDICTSWPRPIFGSLHHVPDLSCRGWHTIIIVEKVLNSKTIRSNSSGLSIGTVAQSCTTGGGEEEDNEQEAETPNPSGGFRGTMEADRELGGWISTTEAKGGNSADSSSCPGWLRKELENAEFIPMPDSPFPLSMASSEPEKETLPYQKLQGLKVASEEPVGLNEPKTEPWPTCLSPTLPCGEGKAASPVVGCMCSALQVEVTHLRSLVLQCLDDQKKLQQETVRLSAQLQRFCRGTEGVQQVDVHSKGTQTAKEEMEADPKPDLDSDSWCLLGTDSCRSSL; the protein is encoded by the exons ATGTCGCTGGGCGAGTACGAGCGGCACTGCGACTCCATCAGCTCCGACTTCGGCAGCGAGTCCTCGGGCAGGGGCGGctcccgcggcggcggcagctTGCCCGGCGAGCAGGAGGAGCTGCACTACATCCCCATCCGCACCCTGGGCCGCGGAGCCTTCGGCGAAGCCACCCTCTACCGCCGCACCGAG GACGACTCACTTGTAGTGTGGAAGGAGGTGGACCTGACCCGGCTGTCAGAAAAGGAGCGTCGTGATGCTTTGAACGAAATTGTTATCCTTGCCCTGTTGCAGCATGAGAACATCATCGCGTACTACAATCACTTCATGGATAACACCACGCTGCTGATTGAGCTGGAGTACTGTAATG GAGGGAACCTCTACGATAAGATTCTGCGGCAGAAAGACAAGTTATTTGAAGAAGAG ATGGTGGTTTGGTATCTCTTTCAAATTGCATCAGCTGTGAGCTGCATTCATCGAGCAGGAATTCTTCACAG agaTATAAAGACATTAAATATCTTTCTAACCAAGGCAAACCTGATCAAGTTGGGAGACTATGGGTTGGCAAAGAAGCTGAACTCCGAGTACTCTATGGCTGAGACT ctggTGGGAACTCCATATTACATGTCCCCAGAACTCTGCCAGGGTGTGAAATACAACTTCAAATCAGATATTTGGGCTGTGGGCTGTGTCATCTTTGAGCTGCTTACTCTGAAGAGGACCTTTGATGCTACT AATCCCCTGAACCTTTGCGTGAAGATTGTACAGGGAAATCGTGCCATGGAGGTTGATTCCACTGTCTACTCCCGGGAGCTGATCCAGATGGTGAATTTCTGCCTTGATCAG GATCCAGAGAAGAGACCCACTGCAGATGAATTGCTTGAACATCCCCTTCTCAGCAAACGCAGGAG GGAGATGGAAGAGAAAGTCACACTTCTTAATGGGCCAAATAAGCGACCAAG GTCAAGTACCATGAATGAGGCTCCCATTGCAGTGGTGACTTCGCGCACTAGTGAGGTGTAtgtttgggggggtgggaagtCCACCCCCCAGAAGCTGGATGCCATCAAAAGTGGCTGCAGTGCACGCCAGGTGTGTGCTGGTAACACTCACTTTGCTGTGGTGACAGTGGAGAAGGAGCTCTACACCTGGGTG AATATGCAGGGGGGCACCAAGTTGCATGGGCAGCTGGGACATGGAGACAGAGCTTCCTACCGGCAGCCAAAGCATGTTGAGAAGCTTCAGGGAAAAGCTATTCGCCAGGTGTCCTGTGGAGATGATTTCACAGTGTGCATTACAG ATGAGGGCCAGGTGTATGCCTTTGGCTCGGACTATTACGGATGCGTTGGTGTTGACAAGGCTTATGGCTCTGAAGTGCTTGAGCCCCTGCAGCTGGATTTCTTTCTTACCAACCCTGTGGAGCAGGTCTCGTGTGGAGATAACCATGTGGCAGTGCTGACCAGGAACAGAGAAGTCTACACATGGGGCTGTGGAGAGTATG GGCGCTTGGGCTTGGATTCAGAAGAAGATCACTACACCCCTCAGAAG GTGGATGTTCCGAAGACCTTAAACATTGTGTCTGTTCACTGTGGCTGTGATGGGACTTTCCTGCTCACCCAGACAGGCAAAGTGTTGGCATGTGGACTCAATGAGTTCAACAAGCTGGGCCTGAATCAGTGCACATCAGGGATAATCAACCATGAT ACATACTGTGAGGTGCCATACGCCACTTCCCTTACTTTGGCCAAGCAGCTGTCCTTCTACAAGATCCGTACCATTTCTCCAGGGAAGACACACACAGCTTCCATTGATG AGCGAGGCCGCCTGCTGACCTTCGGCTCCAACAAGTGTGGACAGCTTGGTGTTGGGGACTATAAGAAGCACCTGGGAATTAACCTGCTGGGAGGCCCCTTGGGGGGTAAGCAGGTGATCAGGGTTTCATGTGGAGATGAATTCACCATAGCTGCTACTGACG ACAACCATATCTTTGCCTGGGGTAATGGTGGGAATGGGCGTCTGGCAATGACATCAACCGAGAGAGCTCACGGCTCAGATATTTGTACCTCATGGCCTCGGCCAATATTTGGATCATTGCATCATGTTCCAGACCTGTCGTGCCGTGGCTGGCACACCATCATCATTGTTG AAAAGGTGTTGAACTCTAAAACAATCCGATCCAACAGCAGTGGCCTGTCCATTGGTACTG TGGCTCAGAGCTGCACCACTGGAGGCGGAGAGGAAGAGGATAATGAACAGGAAGCGGAGACCCCCAATCCCAGTGGAGGCTTTCGGGGAACCATGGAAGCAGATCGTGAGTTGGGGGGCTGGATCAGCACCACAGAAGCTAAGGGAGGCAACAGTGctgacagcagctcctgccctggctggCTCCGGAAG GAGCTGGAGAATGCTGAATTCATCCCCATGCCTGACAGCCCCTTTCCTCTGAGCATGGCGTCTTCAGAGCCTGAGAAGGAGACTCTCCCTTACCAGAAACTTCAAGGACTCAAAGTGGCCTCTGAGGAACCTGTTGGATTAAACGAGCCCAAAACGGAGCCCTGG CCTACTTGCCTGAGTCCAACCCTGCCGTGCGGTGAAGGGAAGGCTGCGTCTCCTGTTGTGGGCTGCATGTGCAGTGCTCTGCAAGTGGAGGTGACGCACCTCCGAAGCCTGGTTTTACAGTGTCTGGATGATCAgaagaagctgcagcaggaaaCTGTTCGTCTGAGTGCCCAACTCCAGCGGTTCTGCAGGGGGACGGAGGGAGTGCAGCAG GTGGACGTTCATTCCAAAGGAACACAGACAGCCAAAGAGGAGATGGAAGCGGATCCAAAACCTGACTTGGATTCAGATTCCTGGTGTCTTCTGGGAACGGACTCGTGCCGCTCCAGCCTCTAG